In Solidesulfovibrio sp., the following proteins share a genomic window:
- a CDS encoding lytic transglycosylase domain-containing protein, translating into MRKTLPAVLAALLLAAAPGRAQTIYQYRDAKGNIHLSNKKLDDNYRPYDYMRLPAGTDENKVLPFIRYYCRRHGVDPNLVRAMVEVESGFAERAVSPKGASGLMQIMPGTGKVLGLADAFDGSANLEAGIRYIRALLDTYGDVHLALAAYNAGPGRVQKGGAIPDIPETRDYVAKVMTRAGLR; encoded by the coding sequence ATGCGCAAAACCCTCCCCGCCGTCCTCGCGGCACTCCTCCTCGCCGCCGCGCCGGGGCGCGCCCAGACCATCTACCAGTACCGGGACGCCAAGGGGAACATTCACCTCAGCAACAAAAAGCTCGACGACAACTACCGGCCCTACGACTACATGCGCCTGCCCGCCGGCACCGACGAAAACAAGGTCCTGCCCTTTATCCGCTACTACTGCCGCCGCCACGGCGTGGACCCCAACCTGGTGCGGGCCATGGTCGAAGTCGAATCCGGCTTCGCCGAGCGGGCCGTCTCGCCCAAGGGCGCCAGCGGCCTCATGCAGATCATGCCCGGTACCGGCAAGGTCCTGGGCCTGGCCGACGCCTTCGACGGCTCGGCCAACCTCGAAGCCGGCATCCGCTATATCCGCGCCCTGCTCGATACCTACGGCGACGTCCACCTGGCCCTGGCCGCCTACAACGCCGGCCCTGGCCGCGTCCAGAAAGGCGGCGCCATCCCCGACATCCCCGAAACCCGCGACTACGTCGCCAAGGTCATGACCCGGGCCGGCCTGCGCTGA
- a CDS encoding carboxymuconolactone decarboxylase family protein, giving the protein MATDWKTFLGDAVKDLGALAQGNPKIMEAIQTLDAAGAAHGALDAKTRELIALAVAATTRCDTCISIHAKAAAEAGATREEVLEALGVAVGLNAGAAFVYSAHILSAYDALSK; this is encoded by the coding sequence ATGGCCACGGACTGGAAAACGTTTCTCGGTGACGCGGTGAAAGATCTCGGGGCGCTGGCCCAGGGCAATCCCAAGATCATGGAAGCCATACAGACCCTCGACGCGGCCGGCGCCGCCCACGGCGCCCTGGATGCCAAGACCAGGGAACTCATCGCCCTGGCCGTGGCCGCCACCACCCGCTGCGATACCTGCATCTCCATCCACGCCAAGGCCGCGGCCGAGGCCGGGGCCACGCGCGAGGAAGTGCTGGAAGCCCTGGGTGTGGCCGTGGGGCTCAATGCCGGCGCGGCCTTCGTCTATTCGGCCCACATCCTCTCCGCCTACGACGCCCTGTCCAAATAG
- a CDS encoding nucleoside recognition domain-containing protein: protein MPKTLPQLARAARAVAVDAARICLDLFKIMVPILIGVKILKELGWITYLAKPLAPLMGLVGLPPECGLTWATAMANNLYAALAVHAALVPTMPPLTVAQATVIATMMLIAHNMFVEGAIAGKCGVGFWGQTVLRLCGAFACGFLLNAVFSGLGLFTEPAPMLFTPPPADAGLGAWAFGEVKNLAMIYLVIAGLVGLMRALDHLGVTKLFETALLPFLRLMGIGSAAATITVIGLVMGLAYGSGLILLDIQQGKVDRRDVFSAISLMSLSHALIEDTLLMYLIGATLWGTFVGRLLFSLAVVAVLSRIVGRAAGRPVAVGQ from the coding sequence ATGCCCAAGACCTTGCCCCAGCTTGCCCGGGCCGCGCGCGCCGTGGCCGTGGATGCCGCCAGAATCTGCCTGGATCTGTTCAAGATCATGGTGCCGATCCTCATCGGCGTCAAAATACTCAAGGAACTCGGCTGGATCACCTATCTGGCCAAGCCGTTGGCGCCACTTATGGGCCTGGTCGGCCTGCCGCCGGAATGCGGCCTGACCTGGGCCACGGCCATGGCCAACAACCTCTACGCCGCCCTGGCCGTGCACGCCGCCCTGGTCCCGACCATGCCCCCCCTGACCGTGGCCCAGGCCACGGTCATCGCCACCATGATGCTCATCGCCCACAACATGTTCGTGGAAGGGGCCATCGCCGGCAAATGCGGCGTGGGGTTCTGGGGCCAGACGGTGCTGCGCCTGTGCGGCGCCTTTGCCTGCGGCTTTCTGCTCAATGCCGTCTTCTCGGGCCTGGGCCTTTTCACCGAGCCCGCGCCCATGCTGTTCACCCCGCCGCCGGCCGACGCCGGCCTGGGCGCCTGGGCGTTTGGCGAAGTGAAAAACCTGGCCATGATCTACCTGGTCATCGCCGGCCTGGTCGGGCTCATGCGCGCCCTGGACCACCTGGGTGTCACGAAGCTGTTCGAGACGGCGCTGCTGCCCTTCCTGCGGCTCATGGGCATCGGCAGCGCCGCGGCCACCATCACCGTCATCGGCCTGGTCATGGGCCTGGCCTACGGTTCGGGGCTGATCCTGCTCGACATCCAGCAGGGCAAGGTCGACCGGCGCGACGTCTTTTCGGCCATAAGCCTCATGAGCCTGTCCCACGCGCTCATCGAGGACACCCTGCTCATGTACCTGATCGGCGCCACCCTGTGGGGCACCTTCGTCGGCCGGCTCCTGTTCTCCCTGGCCGTGGTGGCGGTGCTGTCGCGCATCGTGGGCCGGGCGGCCGGGCGGCCGGTGGCGGTGGGCCAATGA
- a CDS encoding lytic murein transglycosylase yields the protein MKAARKPRRALAWCGYALALALAALGVGGAVAASTVDPAFQPVLARLVADGFSETKLRRLFSRAEMVFTQKAMADKLTALYMRKYGLRLVADVQGRLAALGWYPGPVDGRLDRMTRWSIRAYQTAVGLAPNPTASEALLAELDRRPEHAPAGLAFPDFSGQEVHDVVLTPERLAEAREFYVRNAKALARVRDRYGVPEEYLVALLAVETRVGHYLGDVVAVVNLASLVAGEDPSRLASAFAYERPDAKRQAWLDAKAMEKGEWAYGELKALLRYAEAQGIDPLSMPGSIYGAIGICQFMPSNALKYAMDGDGDGRADLFNVDDALMSLGNILRAMGWKPPMTEEAMRKVFYGYNHSQVYVNTIMGAAERLRADVASGTLKP from the coding sequence ATGAAGGCCGCGCGCAAACCCCGACGGGCCCTGGCCTGGTGCGGCTACGCCCTGGCCCTGGCCCTGGCCGCCCTGGGCGTGGGCGGGGCCGTGGCCGCCTCCACCGTGGACCCGGCCTTCCAGCCGGTCCTGGCGCGCCTGGTGGCCGACGGGTTTTCCGAAACCAAGCTGCGCCGGCTTTTTTCCCGGGCCGAGATGGTGTTTACCCAGAAGGCCATGGCCGACAAGCTGACCGCCCTGTACATGCGCAAGTACGGCCTGCGCCTGGTGGCCGATGTCCAGGGGCGCCTGGCCGCCCTGGGCTGGTATCCCGGCCCGGTGGACGGCCGCCTCGACCGCATGACCCGATGGTCCATCCGGGCCTACCAGACGGCCGTGGGCCTGGCACCCAATCCCACGGCCAGCGAGGCCCTCCTGGCCGAGCTGGACCGCCGCCCCGAACACGCCCCGGCCGGGCTGGCCTTTCCCGATTTTTCCGGCCAGGAAGTCCACGACGTGGTGCTGACCCCGGAACGCCTGGCCGAGGCCCGGGAATTCTACGTGAGGAACGCCAAGGCCCTGGCACGGGTGCGCGACCGCTACGGCGTGCCCGAGGAATACCTGGTGGCGCTTCTCGCCGTGGAAACGCGCGTGGGCCACTACCTCGGCGACGTGGTGGCCGTGGTCAACCTGGCCAGCCTGGTCGCCGGCGAGGATCCGTCGCGCCTGGCCTCGGCCTTCGCCTACGAGCGCCCCGACGCCAAGCGTCAGGCCTGGCTGGACGCCAAGGCCATGGAAAAGGGCGAATGGGCGTACGGCGAGCTCAAGGCGCTGCTGCGCTACGCCGAGGCCCAGGGCATCGATCCCCTGTCCATGCCCGGCTCCATCTACGGCGCCATCGGCATCTGCCAGTTCATGCCCTCCAATGCCCTCAAATACGCCATGGACGGCGACGGCGACGGCCGGGCCGACCTGTTTAACGTCGACGACGCGCTGATGAGCCTGGGCAACATCCTGCGGGCCATGGGCTGGAAGCCGCCCATGACCGAGGAGGCCATGCGCAAGGTTTTTTACGGCTACAATCACAGCCAGGTGTACGTGAACACGATCATGGGCGCGGCGGAGCGTTTGCGTGCCGACGTCGCCTCTGGTACCCTCAAACCATGA
- a CDS encoding polysaccharide deacetylase family protein — protein MRVVRLHIAAIAVVCLSLLPSVPASATTILVYHSFDVRTSMSISMAAFAAQLDYLEQTGHKVISIDELVNCVESGRNPPEKSVVIAIDDGWATVMRAFPELKRRDLPFTLFLPMAYVGNPYCAATLSQADIDTLKTYPKVTFGNHSFGHSPRLARDEAYAREDIRKSVERFRQVVGHDTKFFAYPYGARSEAYTRMLGEAGFTYLFVTGDEPVSARTRLTAMPRVAANRMSIALLASVLRGHEALMAKARQVPEASGTLVSATPPAGTIPHNVE, from the coding sequence ATGCGCGTCGTGAGGCTCCACATTGCCGCCATCGCGGTCGTCTGCCTGTCCCTGCTCCCGTCGGTTCCGGCATCCGCCACCACCATCCTCGTCTATCACAGCTTCGACGTACGCACGTCCATGTCCATTTCCATGGCGGCGTTTGCCGCCCAGCTCGACTACCTGGAACAGACCGGCCACAAGGTCATTTCCATCGACGAACTGGTCAATTGCGTGGAAAGCGGCCGCAATCCGCCGGAAAAATCCGTGGTCATCGCCATCGACGACGGCTGGGCCACGGTCATGCGGGCCTTCCCGGAACTCAAGCGCCGCGACCTGCCCTTCACGCTGTTTCTGCCCATGGCCTACGTGGGCAATCCCTACTGCGCGGCGACCCTGTCCCAGGCCGACATCGACACCCTCAAGACCTATCCCAAGGTCACCTTCGGCAACCATTCCTTCGGCCATTCCCCGCGCCTGGCCCGTGACGAGGCCTACGCCCGCGAGGACATCCGCAAGAGCGTGGAACGCTTCCGCCAGGTCGTGGGCCACGACACCAAGTTCTTCGCCTATCCTTACGGCGCGCGCAGCGAAGCCTATACCCGCATGCTGGGCGAGGCCGGGTTCACCTACCTTTTCGTCACCGGCGACGAGCCGGTCTCGGCCAGGACGCGCCTGACGGCCATGCCGCGCGTGGCCGCCAACCGCATGTCCATTGCCTTGCTGGCCTCGGTGCTGCGCGGCCACGAGGCGCTCATGGCCAAGGCCAGACAGGTGCCCGAGGCTTCGGGGACCCTCGTGAGCGCCACCCCCCCGGCCGGCACCATTCCACACAACGTGGAGTAG